Genomic window (Trichocoleus sp. FACHB-46):
CATCACGAGCTAGAGAACCAGTGCCCAGGTCTGGGAAGGCCATGCTAGCACAGTAGCTTTTACCCCTGATGGAACTAATCTACTAACTAGCGGTGAAGGTGGTGTTAAAGTTTGGGATGTTTTGACAGGAGAACTGAGATATACCTTTGCTCCTGATTCTGAGTACGTTCGATGTTTTGCAATTCATCCTACTGGCCAGTTTTTAGCTTTTGAGGCATTTCACGGAATTGAGGTATGGGATCTAACTAGCAATCAGAAAGTGCAGTATCTTAGCTTTCAATGGCCGACCAGTATACATTTCAGTCCTGATGGAAGGTTGTTGGCTAGTGGAGATGCGACTGCATTTGCCGAGGCTGGTGGTGTAGTTAAAGTATGGTCTGTGCCAGGGATTTGTAAGGATGATGTTGCCTCTCAAGATGATTATGGCTCTCAAAAAATAGCTGATGACTTCAACCCCAAGGAAATAGAAGATGCCAGGAAAAAGACTATGGTGTCTATCACACAGCGACAAGGGCAGTCTGAGTTTAGACAAAATTTGATTGAAGCGTACAATAGAATCTGCTGTGTTACGGGTTGTGATGTAGAGCAAGCTTTAGAGGCAGCTCATATCGTTCCCTATCGTGGACCCAAAACAAATTTTGTATGGAACGGTCTGCTTCTAAGAGCTGACATTCATACGCTTTTTGATTTGTATTTAGTGTCTATCAATCCTGGTACATTGAGAGTAGAGCTAGCACCTCAACTCCTTGCTACACAATACAGTGAATTCTTAGATAAGCAGATCCATATACCAGAAAAAGCAAGCAATCGACCTAGTGCAGAAAGTCTCAAGTGGCACTATGAAGAGTTTAAGAACCGGAGCGCAATCGCCAAGTTGTAATGTCCATAGAGATTAGTAAAGTTGCATGTAAAATCTGCAAGATAGGCTTCTTGTCTACTGCATACAGCCTTCTATAACTTCATAGCCGAGCGATCGCCTGCTCCAACTGCTCATCCGATACCTCCAAATACTCCTGAAGCGCAGCCAAACTTTCATGTCCAGAAATCTCCTGAATCACCCGTAAAGGTGTACCCAAGTTAGACATTCTAGTTAACGCAGTTCGGCGGAAGCTATGGGTGCTGGCTCCTTCAATCCCCAACACCTCAAACGCTCCTCTTAGAATGACCGCTGCTGAGTCTGGGTGGATGTGCCCCCTACCCCAACGACCGGGGAAGACATAGGTTTTTCCGGCACTGGATTGATGAGCTGCTAACAATGCCACAAGTTCTGCTCTGACTGGGATAGAGCGAGTAGATCGCTTTCCCTTTGTGCTGCCCTTCCTCAGGGTTAGGCGCGATCGCACACCACCAGGTCCGTAGATATCATCCGTTCTAAGGGAGCAAGCTTCAGCAATCCTACAACCCGTGTAGAAACATACGCCGAACAAAGCTCTGTCTCTGGCATTGGTCAAGCCAAGCTCAAACAGTTGCGTTACTTCGTTGGAGGTGAGGAGTTTAGCCTTGCCGTGGCGATTGACTTTCATGGGAAGCTACACCGGAAAGTATAAATTTTACGATGTATAAGGGTCAAAGTATTGGAATTCCGTTGTTAGTCGTCAACCTCTAGCTTCTGTACTACTCAGGCTTAGAAGCTGAAGCGAAGAGCCTCTCAATTATCTTGGCATTCTCCTCATCCCAAAGTGCTTGGGTGTAGCCAGGTTGCTCAAGTGCAGCCCTCTATATAGCAAAATCCCCTAGTTGCAGATACGTCACTAGGGGATGAAGAAAGATATGGGGAGTGAACTGCTAGCAGCTTAGCAATGTAGATCACCCCAATTGTTTAGGCAGCAATCTTGCGTTGTTGCTTACGTCTTGTAGCAGCAATGCCAGCTCCCGCTAGCGCTAGCCCTGCGAGGGTTGTGGGTTCAGGGACAGCTTCCGCTGAGCGCTCTGTGATGCTGGTTGCTCTTGCGCCTGCATACGAAGAATAATTGTTGTCGTATTTATAGCCGTAATCGCCGTAGATGGCAGTCCTGCCATCTGTAGTATCCTCAGCATAGAAGTAGGAATACTGGTTCTGATCGCTAAACCCTAAATTCAAGAAGTTGGCGGCATTGCCGTAATACGGTTGGTAATATCCTCCTGCTGGAAAATCATAATGGGTCAAGCCCATATTGTTGATACCAGATTTTCCATAGGCTGTGCCTTTGTGAGTAAAGCTGGCATCTAGCAAGCTGTTCAAACTCCAGCCTTTGTAGCTGTAATCATAACCATTCCCGTACTGGTATTGGTATTGGTAGTCCGGGGTATCGTCCACCTGAAGCCAACCCGTTGTGGCAGTGTTATCATCCCACTGGATATTGAAGTCATAAAAGCTAGCGGCTTGAGCAGAACCCGCTTGCAATAGATTGGCACCCAGCGTTACTCCAGCAACAACTGTAGCGATCGAGCGAATGAATGGAAACATCATTGGAATTTTTCCTGAGTATAGTTGTTGTTGCAATAAGCACACATACCACCTAGACTCACAATACACATTTCTTGGGCACTATCAGCGCCCTTCTTCTTCTCCTCATAGAGTTTTCACGGAATCAATATTTTCATCTAAAGTAAGTCCGCTCTGGTATTCGCGTATTTATTAATACCGCTGCATGTTCGTGTTCGGTAAGGGTGCAACCAGACGGACGATCGCCACTCTCAACTATTGTGTTGTGGGAACTGGCGTGAAAGGGCGTGATAAGGCGTGATGAAACACTGCGATCGCCCCCATTTTAAGAGCCACCGCTCGTTCCTGAACAATTAACTGATACACCACCACTTTTCTCAATTACTTGAGTGATATTAGAACTGCACTCCTTATTTGCTGATTTTGGATAGAGCTTTTTTAGGTTTCGTGAAGAAATATTCAGCTTTACTCCTGCAATAGAGGTATTAGGCAGAATGGAATTTAAGCAATAAAATGAATTGCAGTTTACTCGGAGTTCTGAGTAAACAGTTTGCTTAATAAAAGTTAGGCAAATTCATACTGCGGTATATAAGGAAGTTCAAACAAAGGTGTGATTTATGAATGCGGCAACAATTGTGGCGCTCCTTTCTATTTCTGCCACCTTGCTAGGCATTCTTTGGCAAGTTCAAGCTAAGAGAATGGATGAAAGGTTTGCTGCTCATCTCAAACGTATTGACAAGCAATTGAGTGATTTATATGGTCCGTTATACGCTTTGTTTGAATCAGGTGACAAGCAATGGCGTGCCTTCCTTAAAGAGTTCTCCAACTGTGCTGATCCAGAGTTTTTAGGCTTTTTCCCGATTGATAATGAAAAAGAGTTTGAGCCCCCTAGTAAAGAACAATTAAGAATATTTCGCCTATGGACAGAAAATATTTTTGTGCAGACCGATATCCGTATGGAAGAAATAATTATTAATCATGCAGAGCTTCTAGTAGGCGAAAAAATGCCAGAACCTTTTCTGGATTTTTGTGTGCATGTATCCTCGATTAGAGCTTCAGTGGCTGAATGGAAGTCCTCAGAATTCGACCTAGAAGATTGGAGAAAGCATCTAGCGATCTTTCCACATCCAGCAGGTGCACTCCATGATTACA
Coding sequences:
- a CDS encoding HNH endonuclease, whose amino-acid sequence is MTGELRYTFAPDSEYVRCFAIHPTGQFLAFEAFHGIEVWDLTSNQKVQYLSFQWPTSIHFSPDGRLLASGDATAFAEAGGVVKVWSVPGICKDDVASQDDYGSQKIADDFNPKEIEDARKKTMVSITQRQGQSEFRQNLIEAYNRICCVTGCDVEQALEAAHIVPYRGPKTNFVWNGLLLRADIHTLFDLYLVSINPGTLRVELAPQLLATQYSEFLDKQIHIPEKASNRPSAESLKWHYEEFKNRSAIAKL
- a CDS encoding site-specific integrase: MKVNRHGKAKLLTSNEVTQLFELGLTNARDRALFGVCFYTGCRIAEACSLRTDDIYGPGGVRSRLTLRKGSTKGKRSTRSIPVRAELVALLAAHQSSAGKTYVFPGRWGRGHIHPDSAAVILRGAFEVLGIEGASTHSFRRTALTRMSNLGTPLRVIQEISGHESLAALQEYLEVSDEQLEQAIARL
- a CDS encoding PEP-CTERM sorting domain-containing protein (PEP-CTERM proteins occur, often in large numbers, in the proteomes of bacteria that also encode an exosortase, a predicted intramembrane cysteine proteinase. The presence of a PEP-CTERM domain at a protein's C-terminus predicts cleavage within the sorting domain, followed by covalent anchoring to some some component of the (usually Gram-negative) cell surface. Many PEP-CTERM proteins exhibit an unusual sequence composition that includes large numbers of potential glycosylation sites. Expression of one such protein has been shown restore the ability of a bacterium to form floc, a type of biofilm.), whose product is MMFPFIRSIATVVAGVTLGANLLQAGSAQAASFYDFNIQWDDNTATTGWLQVDDTPDYQYQYQYGNGYDYSYKGWSLNSLLDASFTHKGTAYGKSGINNMGLTHYDFPAGGYYQPYYGNAANFLNLGFSDQNQYSYFYAEDTTDGRTAIYGDYGYKYDNNYSSYAGARATSITERSAEAVPEPTTLAGLALAGAGIAATRRKQQRKIAA